One Chionomys nivalis chromosome 23 unlocalized genomic scaffold, mChiNiv1.1 SUPER_23_unloc_1, whole genome shotgun sequence genomic window carries:
- the Syt3 gene encoding synaptotagmin-3, protein MSGDYEDDLCRRALILVSDLCARVRDADTNDRCQEFNELRIRGYPRGPDADISVSLLSVIVTFCGIVLLGVSLFVSWKLCWVPWRDKGGSAVGGPLRKDLAPGVGLAGLVGGGGHHLGAGLGGHPLLGGPHHHAHTAHHPPFAELLEPGGLGGAEPPEPSYLDMDSYPEAAVASVVAAGVKPSQTSPELPSEGGTGSGLLLLPPSGGGLPSAQSHQQVTSLAPTTRYPALPRPLTQQTLTTQADPSSEERPPALPLPLPGGEEKAKLIGQIKPELYQGTGPGGRRGGGGSGEAGAPCGRISFALRYLYGSDQLVVRILQALDLPAKDSNGFSDPYVKIYLLPDRKKKFQTKVHRKTLNPVFNETFQFSVPLAELAQRKLHFSVYDFDRFSRHDLIGQVVLDNLLELAEQPPDRPLWRDILEGGSEKADLGELNFSLCYLPTAGRLTVTIIKASNLKAMDLTGFSDPYVKASLISEGRRLKKRKTSIKKNTLNPTYNEALVFDVAPESVENVGLSIAVVDYDCIGHNEVIGVCRVGPEAADPHGREHWAEMLANPRKPVEHWHQLVEEKTLTSFTKGGKGLSEKENSE, encoded by the exons ATGTCTGGGGACTACGAAGATGACCTCTGTCGGCGGGCCCTCATCCTGGTCTCAGACCTCTGTGCACGGGTCCGAGATGCTGATACCAATGATAGGTGCCAAGAGTTCAACGAACTGCGAATCAGAGGCTATCCCCGGGGTCCGGATGCAG ACATTTCCGTGAGCCTGCTGTCGGTCATCGTGACGTTCTGTGGCATCGTCCTCCTGGGAGTCTCTCTCTTCGTGTCCTGGAAATTGTGTTGGGTGCCCTGGAGGGACAAAGGAGGCTCGGCCGTGGGCGGCCCCCTGCGCAAAGATCTCGCCCCTGGGGTTGGGCTGGCAGGCCTGGTAGGAGGTGGTGGGCACCACCTGGGAGCCGGCCTTGGAGGTCACCCCCTGCTGGGTGGCCCACACCATCATGCGCACACAGCCCACCATCCGCCCTTTGCCGAGCTGCTGGAACCGGGTGGCCTTGGGGGTGCTGAGCCTCCGGAACCTTCCTATCTGGACATGGACTCATATCCAGAGGCTGCTGTGGCCTCTGTGGTAGCCGCTGGGGTCAAGCCAAGCCAGACATCCCCAGAGCTGCCTTCTGAGGGTGGGACAGGCTCTGGGCTGCTCCTGCTGCCTCCCAGTGGTGGGGGCTTGCCCAGTGCCCAGTCTCATCAGCAGGTCACAAGTCTAGCGCCCACCACCAG GTACCCAGCCCTGCCCCGGCCCCTCACCCAGCAGACCCTGACCACCCAAGCAGACCCAAGCAGCGAGGAACGGCCACCTGCACTGCCCTTACCTCTGCCAGGCGGTGAAGAAAAAGCCAAGCTCATCGGTCAGATCAAGCCAGAGCTGTACCAGGGCACTGGACCTGGTGGCCGGCGAGGCGGCGGGGgctctggggaggcaggggcACCCTGTGGCCGCATCAGTTTTGCCCTGCGGTATCTCTATGGTTCTGACCAGCTCGTGGTGCGGATCCTGCAGGCCCTGGACCTCCCAGCAAAGGACTCCAATGGGTTCTCAGACCCCTACGTCAAGATCTACCTGCTGCCTGATCGCAAAAAGAAGTTTCAGACCAAG GTGCACAGGAAGACACTGAACCCTGTCTTCAACGAGACATTCCAGTTCTCGGTACCTCTGGCTGAGCTGGCACAGCGCAAGCTGCATTTTAGCGTCTATGACTTTGACCGTTTCTCGCGGCATGATCTCATTGGCCAGGTGGTTTTGGACAACCTTCTGGAGCTGGCTGAGCAGCCCCCCGACCGCCCACTCTGGAGGGACATCCTGGAAGGTGGCTCG GAAAAGGCAGATCTTGGGGAGCTCAACTTCTCACTCTGCTACCTCCCCACGGCTGGGCGCCTCACCGTGACCATCATTAAAGCCTCTAACCTCAAAGCAATGGACCTCACTGGTTTCTCAG ACCCCTACGTGAAAGCCTCTCTGATCAGTGAGGGGCGACGTCTGAAGAAACGGAAGACCTCCATTAAGAAGAACACACTGAACCCCACATACAATGAGGCCCTGGTGTTCGACGTGGCTCCCGAGAGTGTGGAGAATGTGGGACTCAGCATCGCAGTGGTGGACTATGATTG CATCGGCCACAACGAGGTGATTGGTGTGTGTCGGGTGGGTCCGGAGGCTGCAGACCCACACGGCAGAGAGCACTGGGCGGAGATGCTGGCGAACCCTCGCAAGCCTGTGGAGCATTGGCACCAGTTAGTGGAG GAGAAGACTCTGACCAGCTTCACGAAAGGTGGCAAAGGACTCTCAGAGAAAGAGAACTCAGAGTGA